The genome window GAGGGCGTCGTCGCCGGCGAGTCCCGAGAAGCGGATCGCCGCCATGCGCTTGCCCGGCGCGGCGGCGAGTTTGACCTCTGCGCTGTTGGGCTTGGGCAGGCTCGCCATGTCGTATTCGGCGGGCATGGTGAAGCGCACTTTCCAATCACGGCCTTCCGGCGCCTGTCCGACGGGCGCGGTCATGGCGATTTTTTGCTGCGGGGAATTGTCGCCGAAAATATAACCGGCGAGGCGGCGGAAGCCTTCGCTGATGGCTGCGCCGCGCTCGCCGGCGATCGTCGTCTCTGCGACGATCTGCGGCGCGTAGTCGCGAATTTCGATGGCCCCTGTCGAGGCGACCACCGAATATCGCGCATGCTCCACGTCGGAGTCCGCGCGTGCGGGGGCAACCGCGATCAGCCCGACGAGGATGGCAAGAAAGCGCCGCATCTCCTGGGTCCTCTGTTGTGAAGAGGTAAGATGAGACGTGGCAGGGCGGCGAAACAGGCGGCAGGGCGCCAATGAGGGGCGGATTTTCGCCAGACCAAAACCGCCGGAGCAACCCGGCGGTCAATGGCCTATTGCAGAACTTCAGGCTGCGACCTGATGGTGCACTCGCACAGTAT of Methylocystis sp. SC2 contains these proteins:
- a CDS encoding heme-binding protein, producing the protein MRRFLAILVGLIAVAPARADSDVEHARYSVVASTGAIEIRDYAPQIVAETTIAGERGAAISEGFRRLAGYIFGDNSPQQKIAMTAPVGQAPEGRDWKVRFTMPAEYDMASLPKPNSAEVKLAAAPGKRMAAIRFSGLAGDDALAENQAKLLDYLKQQGLSPKDAPQYVFYDPPWTPPWNRRNEVLVEISRE